GAACGGACCAGCTGGGAGACGACGACACGCTCGGTGCCGTTGACCACGAAGGTGCCCTTCTCGGTCATCAGCGGGAAGTCGCCCATGAACACGGTCTGCTGCTTGATTTCGCCCGTGTTGTTGTTCATGAACTCGGCCTTGACGTACAGCGGAGCCGAGTACGTAGCGTCCCGGTCCTTGCACTCGGCCATGGTGTACTTGGGGTCAGCGAACTCCGGATCGGAGAAGCTCAGGGACATGGTGCCCTGGAAGTCCTCGATCGGGGAGATCTCTTCGAAGATGTCCGAGAGGCCGGACGTGGTGGCGACGCTAAGATCGTTTTCTTCAACAGCTTTCGCTACGCGTGCCTGCCAGCGCTCGTTTCCGACCAGCCAGTCGAAGCTGTCCGTCTGGAGGGCAAGCAGATTCGGAACGTCAAGAGGTTCGTGAATCTTTGCGAATGAAAGCCGGCGAGTGGCACCATCAGTGCTGTCGGCGGTGTTAGCGGTTTCGTTATTAGAGGTGCTCGAGGCGACCAAGAGGGATCCTTCCACAGACCTTCAGGCGTTTTCAGATCTCCCCCGCTGTGCACCCTGCGGAATGACTCCGCAGTGCTACCATCCGGTTCCGCTATATGACCCGGGGCCGGTGCTGACCATGCTGTGACGTTGTTGACGGCACGTTGATTGCCAGCTGCCAGGCGAAAGCCCACCGCTATATGAAGGCTGAAGGTAAACAGGGAAGACGCAAATATCTACGATACGGCAAAATAACCTACATGTCTACCCCACATCCGGCCCGATTGCAAGCACTGGTTTTCCTGGTTGCTTCTGAGGGAGCGGTTGCGGGGCTTCCCCGCAGAGGTGGCCCGTGAGGAGGACGACGGCGCCACGGCGGTTCCGCTGCCGGCGTCGGGTATGGGGGCGGCCGGGACGGCATTGGCGGAAGGCCCGCTTGTTGGAATGCCGGCGGCGGCCACGGCGTTTGAATAGATGGGTGACCCTCGTCACGGTAGCCTTGATGGCCTACCACCGGATCAGATCGGGAGAGATAAACATGGGCAACTCCGCGGACAACACTGACGTTGTCATTCTCGCAGCAGCGCGCACGCCACAGGGCCGCATCAACGGGCAACTGGCGGGCTTCACCGCCGTCGAGCTCGGCGCGCATGCCATCAAGGCAGCGCTCGACGCCAGCGGCGTGGACGCCAGCCAGGTGGAGGCCGTCATCATGGGGCAGGTGCTGCAGGCCGGCGCCGGGCAGAATCCGGCGCGGCAAAGCTCAATCGGAGCCGGGATCGGCTGGAATGTCCCGGCCGTGACCGTGAACAAGGTGTGCCTTTCAGGGCTGACCGCCGTGATCGACGCCGCCCGGGTGATCCGCGGCGGGGAGGCCTCCGTGGTGGTGGCCGGCGGTCAGGAATCCATGACCCGGGCGCCACACCTGCTGCCCGGCTCACGGCAGGGCTGGACCTACGGTTCCATCCAGGCGCTCGATGCGGCAGCGCACGACGGACTCACCGATGCCTTCGACGGCCAGTCGATGGGTCTGTCCACCGAAACCCGCAACCTCGCGCTCGGCATCGACAGGACATCCCAGGACGCCGTGGCCGCGCAGTCCCATCAGCGGGCGGCACTGGCAGCCAAGAACGGAACGTTCGACGACGAAATCGTGCCCATCAGCGTTAAGCAGCGGAAGGGCGACCCGCTGGTGGTCTCCACCGACGAGGGCGTCCGTCCCAACGCCTCCGTGGAATCAATGGCCGGTCTGCGTGCAGCCTTCGTCACCGACGGCACCATCACCGCCGGCAACTCCTCTCCCCTGTCCGACGGAGCGGCCGCCCTGGTGCTCTCCTCCCGGGCCTTCGCGGAAGAACACGGGCTGGAATACCTGGCGGTAGTGGGCAAGCCCGGGCAGGTTGCGGGGCCGGACAATTCACTGCACTCCCAGCCGTCCAACGCCATCCGGAACGCCCTGGGACGTGCGGGCTGGACCACCGCAGACCTTGACTTCATCGAAATCAATGAAGCATTCGGCTCCGTGGCGGTGCAGTCGCTGAAGGACCTGGACTACCCCTTGGAGAAGTGCAACATCCACGGCGGCGCCATCGCCCTGGGCCATCCCATCGGCGCATCCGGCGCGCGCCTGGCAGGCCATGCTGCGCACGAACTCAAGCGGCGCGGGACGGGCAAAGCCGCCGTGTCCCTTTGCGGCGGCGGCGGGCAGGGCGAAGCGCTCCTGCTGTACCGCGACTGATGGCGGACACAGGACGCGGGGCCGGCAGGGACAGGTTCCTTGCCGACGCCGCGGCCCGCGGGCTGCAGGTGGACGTAGTGGAACGGCCGGCCGCCAAGAGCCTGGAAGAAGCCGCCGGCATCCTGGGGATCACGCCGGCGGACATCGTGAAGTCGCTGGTGGTCAAGCACAAGGACGGCTCGTTCCTGTTCGCCCTGATTCCGGGTGACCGCCAGATTTCCTGGCCCAAGCTCCGCAACCTTGTGGGCGTCAACAAGCTGTCCCTGCCGCCCGCTGACGTGGCGCTGGACGCGACCGGCTACGAGCGGGGCACCATCACACCGCTGGGCAGCACCAAC
This genomic interval from Arthrobacter sp. SLBN-100 contains the following:
- a CDS encoding acetyl-CoA C-acetyltransferase; the encoded protein is MGNSADNTDVVILAAARTPQGRINGQLAGFTAVELGAHAIKAALDASGVDASQVEAVIMGQVLQAGAGQNPARQSSIGAGIGWNVPAVTVNKVCLSGLTAVIDAARVIRGGEASVVVAGGQESMTRAPHLLPGSRQGWTYGSIQALDAAAHDGLTDAFDGQSMGLSTETRNLALGIDRTSQDAVAAQSHQRAALAAKNGTFDDEIVPISVKQRKGDPLVVSTDEGVRPNASVESMAGLRAAFVTDGTITAGNSSPLSDGAAALVLSSRAFAEEHGLEYLAVVGKPGQVAGPDNSLHSQPSNAIRNALGRAGWTTADLDFIEINEAFGSVAVQSLKDLDYPLEKCNIHGGAIALGHPIGASGARLAGHAAHELKRRGTGKAAVSLCGGGGQGEALLLYRD
- a CDS encoding aminoacyl-tRNA deacylase; the protein is MADTGRGAGRDRFLADAAARGLQVDVVERPAAKSLEEAAGILGITPADIVKSLVVKHKDGSFLFALIPGDRQISWPKLRNLVGVNKLSLPPADVALDATGYERGTITPLGSTNSWPVYADATITGRRISMGAGAHGYSAFVDADALTGALGAVVADISDPV